AGCGGCCCGAACTGCTGCTGCTCGACGAGCCGATGGCCGACCTCGACCCCGTGTCACGGGGCGAGATCATGGCGGCGTTGATGACCGAGGCCGCCGAGCGCGGCACGAGCATCGTCTTGTCCTCGCACGTCCTGCCCGAACTGGAACAGACCTGCGACTGGGTACTGGTCCTGCGGGACGGGCGCATCGAACTGAGCGAAGACGCCGAGGCGCTGCGCGAGAACCACACCGTACTGATAGGACACGCCGACCAGGCCGACGCCCTGGCCGCACGGCACACCGTCGTCCACCGCCGCGCCGGTGGCCGACAGCTGACCGCCCTGATACGACAGCAGGGACCACTGCGCGGCGACTGGCACGCCGAGCGGCCCACGCTGGAGGACATCCTGATCGGCTACCTGCAGGCCAACGACACGCTGCGCCCGGCCAGCGCCGGGCGGACGGAGGCGGCGGCGTGAACGGCTCCCTCCGAACCGGCTCTCTCTGGCACGGCTCCCTCTGGCTCGCCTGGCGTCAGCAGCGAGTGCTGGTCGGCGTCGGCGCGGCCGCACTGGCCACCGCCGCGGCGATCGCCGCGTACAACCGCTCGGGCATGCTGGACGCCCTGCACAGCGGACTGTTCGACCACTGCGGCACCGGACCGCTGTACTGCACGCAGTCCGACACCGGCGTGCCCCTGCTGCTGGACATCGAGCCGCTGAAGTTCCTCGGCACGCTGAACATCGTGCTGCCCGTCATCATCGGCGTCTTCTGGGGCGCGCCCCTGCTGGGCCGCGACCGGGAACTGGGCACGCACCGCATGGTCCTCGCCCAAGGCGTGAGCCGCGGCCGGTGGTTCGCCTCCCGGATGGCGCTCGCCGCGGTGACCACGGTGGCCGTCTCCAGCGTGCTCGCGGGGCTGTTCGCGTGGTGGTGGCAACCGGCCGCGGACCGGAGTTACGGCCTGTTCTGGTACGAGAACACCGCCCTGAGCGGCTCGGGCCCGAGTGTCGTCGCAGCCGCCCTGTTCGGCCTGGCGGCCGGCACACTGCTGGGTTTGCTGGCCCGCCGGGTGCTGGCCGCGATGGGTCTGACCCTCCTGGTGACAGGGGCGACGACCCTCCTGCTGCATTGGACGCACAGGACCCGCCTGCTGGTCCCGCCGCACACCTACACCAGCGCCGGCAGCACCCCCAAGCCGCCCATGGACGAGAAGTGGTCGACCGGCCACTACGGGCTGATCACCGCCTCCGGCCGCCACGACGACGTAATGAACTGCCCTTTCCCCTCAAGCACCCAGCTCAAGGAGTGCATGGCCCAGCACGGCTACGTCGCCCGCTTCTACGAGGCCAACCCGGCCAGCGACTACTGGACCTTCCAGTGGACCGACACAGCCCTTCTCGGCGGCCTCGCCCTCCTGCTCACGGCCGTCACCATGCTGCTCCTGCGCCGCCGCGTCTGACCATGCTGCGTCACCTGTAACCCCCATACCCCTTTCGTCCCGCACCCCTTCATCCCCTCACCCGGGGCCCCTTTGCACGGAGGTCGCTTCGCCATGCCCGCAGACGCCAAGTCACCGAAGAAACTGCGCAACAACCGCGCCGCCCTCACCCACAAGGTCGGCTACGCCCTGCGCCACCCCGGCCGCGTCGCCCCATACCTCAGCCGGGCCGGCCGGGACGCCTGGCTGCGCCTGAAGCACCCCGACCACGTCGGCTACTACCGGGCCGTCATGGCCTCCGACACCCGCCGCAACCCCGAAGCCGCGGTCGGCAGTCAGACCCATGACCGCTGGCTGGCGCTCGGGCAGATGCAGTTCGACTACCTCACCGAGCACGGGCTGCGCCCCGAGCACCGCATGCTCGACATCGGCTGCGGCAACCTGCGCGGCGGCTGGCGCTTCATCGACCACCTCGACGCCGGCCACTACTACGGCATCGACATCTCGCCCGACATCCTGATCGCCGCCAAGAGGACTCTCGCCGAGCGCCACCTCCAGGACAAGCTGCCGCACCTGACCATCACCGGCGACCTCACCCTGGACTTCCTGCCCAGCGACCACTTCGACGTCATCCACGCGCACAGCGTCTTCTCCCACTCGCCGCTGGACGTCATCGAGGAGTGCCTCGCCCACGTCGGCCGGGTGCTGACCGACACCGGGTTCTTCGACTTCACCTTCGACCGCACCGAGGGCGCCGAACACCAGGTTCTGCGCGAGGACTTCTACTACCGCACCGAGACCCTCCTGGCCCTGACCCGCAAGCACGGCCTGCATGCCTGCTTCATGGACGACTGGGAGGAACGCCCGCACGGCCAGTCGAAGATACGCGTCAGCCGCTGACCTCTGGCCTCGCGCGCGCGGAGAAGGCTCGCCCTGACACCCTGAGAAGAACGAGGAAACACGCGAGACGATGCAAGAACACGGAGACGTACGGCGCTTCCCGCGGACACTCGCCTTGCATCCCGCGATCGAGGACGAACCGTGCGGACGGGCCGATGCCGCCAGGGCGGACACCCCCGCTGTGCCGTGTGTGGTGATCTCCCTTGCCCGGGAGCGGAGCGGTCGCCTCCTGAGAGAGGCACGCAGAACGCAGCTGCTACCAGCGATGGTCAACCCCTGGGGGGCGCTGCCAGGCCTATGGCGAGCTCCTGACCCGGCGGCCACGCCCGCTGGCCGTTATGGACGTGCCGGACGAGGGCTGCGCGCAGGCACTGACCTGGCGTGTGCGCCTTCTGCGGCGGCTGGCGCCGGTGACGGTCCTTGCCCCCGAAGGCGCCTGTTCCGCGGCGCCGCTCGAAGCGGGAGCCACCAACGTCCTGGATCGCACCATGCCGATCGAGAAACTGGCTGCCCGACTGCTGGCGGACCAGCGGTGGGCCGCCAGAGACACGGCACAGGAGTCCCGGTCTCAGGACCCTGGGTGTGGGAGCCGGCCGCCCCGCTGTGGGGCGCAGAGGCCAGGCAGGACGCCGTCCTGGCTGCTGCCAGCACCGTGAACCGCCGACGAGGTGGTTCGTTTTTGTCTGGCGGGCGGACCCAGCGGGCGTCCAGGCCGGTGGCCTGGAGCAGGCGGGTCAGTACGGGACCGGAGGTCTCCACGGTCGCCACGGCGTAGTCGCCGATCAGCCGGGCGCAGGTCACCGGATGCAGCGGGTAGTTCGCCCAGGGCACCCGCAGCGGGTCGCGGGCGGTGCTGTCCAGGCTGGTGACATAGATGTTGTGGTCCTCCCGGCCGGCCGCGATCCCCGCCCGTTGCAAAGCGCCTTCGACGGCGTGCTGATGACGTTCGTTGAACTGCTCGGACGACATGCCTTGCTCGGAGCATGCGTACTGGTCGACGACGAACAGGGCCCGGCTGCCGGGCACCGGCGTGGCGTAGATGCCGTCGGTTGCGGCCCGCTCCAGGGCGTCGCGCAGCACGTCCAGGTGGGTGCGCAGCGGCAGGTCCAGGTCGTACAGCAGTTCCGAGGCGTTGTCCCCAGGCAGCGGGACGCCCTCCAGCACCGCCGCGCGGGCCTGGTTGATCCGCCGCAGCTGCACGCTCCTGCTGTTCTTCGGATTGGTCTTGATCTCTTGCGTGCGGGGCGGGTGCACACCGTCCCATACCGTCATGTCGCCGATGCGCAGGCAGTTGGTCAGGTCGTGCAGGAGCGCGAAAGCACCGTCCTCCTTGCAGGCCCTCTCGAAGTGTTCGAGTTCTGCCGGCAGGCCCGCTTTGCCGTACATCGGGCCGGGCGACTGGTTGCGGCACAGAGCGAGGATGAACGGGCGGTGGAAGCAATCACCATGTCGTCAGGGCTGCGCAGGAGAACCGAAACCCCTGAGCTTGTTCTTTAACTTTCGTCCGTCAGCTGCTTCTGCGTTGCGGCCTCGTGAGCTGCGAGTTCTTCGGGAGTACCAGGGAAGGCAGGACCACATCCCGCGGGGAGGCGTTGGACCACCATGGCGATGGCGTCTTGAGCTGTGAGGGCCGGGCCCACCGTCTGGGTTCGAAGAGGGCCCGAGACCCAGTAGGTCTCTCCGGCGGCGGGCTGGATGTAGGGGATATCCCAGGTCCACCGCTGGCCGGTGCAGCGACTGAAGTGAAGTTCGCCCATCCCGGTCCAGGGAAAAAGTTGCCGCAGGCGGGGTTCCGCGTAGGCCGCTTCCAGTAGTTCCGTCCGCACACGTCCGTCGTCGCGTACCGTCTGCCAGCCTGCTTCAACGGCGGCATCGCCTGCTGCACCCCTGTTCACATCCCCATCGTGCACGAGGAGGACGGTCAACGGGGACCACTTGATTGACCGAATGGTCTCTCGAACTTGATCACCCGGAACGGAGTCCGCCGGACGCGGGGGCGGCCTTCGTCTGATCATGTGCTCCGACCAAGGTGCACGTGACCACGACGAAGGCCGTGAGGGTGAGTCTGCTGCCAGATGATGTCCGCAGGAACGCGTTCGCGGAAGCGTCACGCTTCCGGGGAGAGTTCTACGAGTGTCTGACCGCCCGGCGCGACGAGTTGTTCGAGCTCGTGGACGCGGTGCTGTGTGCGGACGGGGCGGTGAAGTCCCCGGTGGACCAGACGCTGCTGCCCGAGCATCGTCGCGGGCACGGAGCGATGTATGGCGGTCTGAACCACGGCCGGATCGACGTCGACCGGCTCCAGACGGTGCTGGCCGGGCTGCCGCTGCCGCGTTTCGAGGGCGGGCGCCTGGTCCTGGCGGTCGACGTGTCGCCGTGGCTTCGCTCGGATGCGCCATGCTCAGCAGAGCGGCTGTTCTGCCACGTCTACGGCCGCGCGAAGGCAGCATCGCAGTTCATTCCGGGCTGGCCCTACTCCTTCGTGGCCGCGCTGGAGCCGGGCGCCACCTCCTGGACCGCGGTCCTGGACACGGTTCGGCTCGGCCCTGCGGACGACGCGACCTCGGTCACCGCTGCCCAACTCCGAGGAGTCGTTGAACGGCTCATCGTCGCAGGCCAGTGGCAAGCCGGGGACCCGGCCATCGTGATCGTCAGCGACGCCGGCTACGACGTCACCCGCCTGACTTGGGTCCTGCGCGACCTCCCCGTCGAGATGGTGGGCCGGCCGTTGACGCCGTGCATCCTCGGCGGCTTCGGCAGGCGCCCATGACGCGGTCGGAGCGGACTCGGCCGACCCCGCCTGTTTCTGAACCTCGGCCTGTCAGAACGTGTCGCCGGAGTTTGGCTATGTAGGAGACATGGAGGGGGTGAGGACCGATGCCGAGGCGTGCGACGTGCGTGGCGGACGGTCTCCGACGGGGAGTGAGCGGGAGGCACTCACTCGTCCGACGCGTCGTGGTGCAGCTGTCGATCTGCCAGAAGACGGATCATCCCGGCGCGTAGGGAGCGGCGGCTGAATGGCTTGGGGGCCTTCGGCGTAGCTGCCCTGCCGCGTTGGTTGTGGTGCTGTTGCGGGACGCTCGGGGATCGCTCCCCGGGGGTGGCACCGGCGTCAGCCGGTGTCTTCTCGCTTAATGCCCCTTGCCCGGGAGCCTTGGGGGCTCCGGGACTTCCAGTGGCTCGGCGAGCGTTTTGGGTCTCCCCCCTATCGGAGGCGACCGTCCTGAGTTTCCTGTGCGCCGCGTCGACGATGTTCGCGGTGCTGTTCTCGTGTCGGTGTACGACCGCACCGCACGAGGGGCAGTGGAAGGTGCTGCACGATGGGTCGGAGCTTGAGTTTCGCTCCTTGCACTTCGCGCAGGTGCCGGTGACGGGCTCGCCCTGGTCGAGGACGACGAGCTGCGAGCCGTACCAGGCGGTCTTGTATGTGAGCTTCTTGCGGAGACTGCCCGGGCCGGCGTCCAGGAGCTGCCGGTTGAAGCGGGCCTTGACCGTAACGTTCTTGCCCGGCTTGTCCGGGGTGTCCCTGGTCGAGGTGGTGAGAGCGGTGAGGTCGAGGTCTTCGATCGCCACGTGCGTGAACCCGGTGGCCAGCTTCTTGGACAGGCCGTGCAGGAACGAGGCACGTCGCACCGTGATCTGCTGGTGGATGCGGGAGACCCGGGCGGAGGCCTTCTTCCACCGCCCCGACCCCTGCTGGCAACGGGACATCGCGCGCTGGGCCTTGGCGAGCTTGGCCAGGCTGTCGGTGAGCAGAGGGGGGTGCGGTACGAGGGCGGTGGCGGGGTCGGCCGGGTCGAGGGGGCTGGACAGAGCGACCAGGTGGTGTGAGCCAAGGTCGACGCCGACGAGGCCGCCGGCGCGCTGGCGGGCGGTGGGGCGGCCGATCTGCCGGACGCGTCCGCAGTTTCCCGCGGCCTTCTCGGCCTGGGTACGGCTCAGGTACCGGGTGCGGGTGCCGTCGTCGTGGATGTGTACCCACAGCACGGGCGCGTCCTGCTGCACCTTGGCCAGCACGGAGGCGTACCAGCGGTGGCCGCCGCGGGAGACGGTCACGGACTGGATGACGGCCCGCCCGCGCTCTACGAGCCGCGCGAGGCGCTTACCGGAGTTGTGGATGCGGATGCTGCCCAGGCCTGGCATTACCAGGCGCCGGTAGCCCTCCAGACGGATGATCGGCCTCTTCACGTCATGGAAGAGAGAAAACGACTCTGTGTGGCCCTTCTTCTTGAAACGGGGGTATCCCTGGCGCTGGCCGGCGCGGTGGCCGGCGAGCGAGTCCTGCCAGTACTTCCAGGCGACCTGGGCGCGGTCGAAGCCGGAGGTGAAGCAGTAGACGTTGACCTCCCTCCACCAGGGGCTGCCGCCCTCCTCCCTGGGCAGGTCCCGTTCCATCCGCCACAGGGCGCTGGTGTCGGTGGCGGTCGGCGTGCGGAAACCGGCAGTGAACGCCTGGGCCTTGAGCGCGTTCACCGTGGCCCGGCTCTCAGCCAGGAGCTCGCGTTCACCGCTGGTGCCGGCGGCGTCCGCGCGGGCGACGGCCAGCCGGCGGACTAGGGCCTCCTGTCCGGCCGGGGGCTGCATCGCGGGCAGCGGCGGTTTACCGACGACGGTGAGCGTGAGGCTCTTGCGGTGGTGGTCCCACACCTTGACGCGGTCGGTGAGCTCGGCGCCGTCGGCCTTGATCCGCGCCTGCGCCTCGCCCTCACTCAGCCCCGCCTCCAGGTAGGCGGTGCGGCGGTCGGCCCATGCCTGGTGGGCCTGGGTCTTCTTGGCCACGGCGTAGTTGTAGGCCCACCGGCAGGCGCCGGAATAGCGGGACAGGGTGGCGCGCTCGGCATCGGAGGGATCCAGGGCGAACCGGTACGCCCGCACCACCTCTGTGCCGGGCATCGTCACGGCTGCAGGGCCGTGCCCTGGCCCTGCGGGATGGGATCTTGCCGCCACGCGCGGTATTCCTCCGGTTCCAAATCGCTGTGCTGGACCGCAGGTTGCCATGGGGCAAGGGCTGCTGGTCACGCGCGACACCGGCGTGTTCCTCGGGCAGCGAAAAGGACTCTTACACTGGCAATTGCCTCAGCTCAAGGGGATGCAAGAGCCTTCGCCGACACGTGAAGCTAGGACGCCTGGCGGTTCCAGTGGTGAGGCACATGCCGACGTCACAGCCCGCTTTGGCCGCCCGGAGAACACGACGGCATGGCACATGATCAACAATCCCTGCTGCGTGGCAATCTGCGGTCCAGCACGATGACCTGGAGCCGGAGGTAGACCGCTGTGACGGCGAACAGCAATCCCACCGTCAGAAAACGCCGCCTTGGAGCCGAACTCCGCCGGCTCCGTCAAGCAAGCGGCCTGACGAGCAAAGAGGCGGCCGGGCGGCTCATGGTCTCCCAACCCAAGATCAGCCACCTGGAGAACGGCCGCCGCGCCATCAGCCCCCGCGACGTACGCGATCTCTGCGTGATCTACGGAGTGACGGACCAGCAGGTCATCGACTCACTCATGGAGATGGCCAGGGAATCCGGACAGCAGGGCTGGTGGAACGTCTACGGCGACATTCCCCAGAGTGTCTACGTCGGCCTGGAGACGGACG
This Streptomyces sp. NBC_00377 DNA region includes the following protein-coding sequences:
- a CDS encoding ABC transporter ATP-binding protein, with the protein product MTGPDAPAALRATGLGFRYRVRGGWTLQDCEFTVPRGRITALVGRNGAGKSTLLHLAGGLLRPRTGDIRVLDTAPGTPGARARVALLTQDKPLYPRFTVADTLRMGQKLNASWDQAASERTVREGGIALAARVGELSPGQRTRVALALALGKRPELLLLDEPMADLDPVSRGEIMAALMTEAAERGTSIVLSSHVLPELEQTCDWVLVLRDGRIELSEDAEALRENHTVLIGHADQADALAARHTVVHRRAGGRQLTALIRQQGPLRGDWHAERPTLEDILIGYLQANDTLRPASAGRTEAAA
- a CDS encoding transporter; translation: MNGSLRTGSLWHGSLWLAWRQQRVLVGVGAAALATAAAIAAYNRSGMLDALHSGLFDHCGTGPLYCTQSDTGVPLLLDIEPLKFLGTLNIVLPVIIGVFWGAPLLGRDRELGTHRMVLAQGVSRGRWFASRMALAAVTTVAVSSVLAGLFAWWWQPAADRSYGLFWYENTALSGSGPSVVAAALFGLAAGTLLGLLARRVLAAMGLTLLVTGATTLLLHWTHRTRLLVPPHTYTSAGSTPKPPMDEKWSTGHYGLITASGRHDDVMNCPFPSSTQLKECMAQHGYVARFYEANPASDYWTFQWTDTALLGGLALLLTAVTMLLLRRRV
- a CDS encoding class I SAM-dependent methyltransferase, whose translation is MPADAKSPKKLRNNRAALTHKVGYALRHPGRVAPYLSRAGRDAWLRLKHPDHVGYYRAVMASDTRRNPEAAVGSQTHDRWLALGQMQFDYLTEHGLRPEHRMLDIGCGNLRGGWRFIDHLDAGHYYGIDISPDILIAAKRTLAERHLQDKLPHLTITGDLTLDFLPSDHFDVIHAHSVFSHSPLDVIEECLAHVGRVLTDTGFFDFTFDRTEGAEHQVLREDFYYRTETLLALTRKHGLHACFMDDWEERPHGQSKIRVSR
- a CDS encoding DUF6193 family natural product biosynthesis protein, with the translated sequence MIRRRPPPRPADSVPGDQVRETIRSIKWSPLTVLLVHDGDVNRGAAGDAAVEAGWQTVRDDGRVRTELLEAAYAEPRLRQLFPWTGMGELHFSRCTGQRWTWDIPYIQPAAGETYWVSGPLRTQTVGPALTAQDAIAMVVQRLPAGCGPAFPGTPEELAAHEAATQKQLTDES
- a CDS encoding RNA-guided endonuclease TnpB family protein, whose amino-acid sequence is MPGTEVVRAYRFALDPSDAERATLSRYSGACRWAYNYAVAKKTQAHQAWADRRTAYLEAGLSEGEAQARIKADGAELTDRVKVWDHHRKSLTLTVVGKPPLPAMQPPAGQEALVRRLAVARADAAGTSGERELLAESRATVNALKAQAFTAGFRTPTATDTSALWRMERDLPREEGGSPWWREVNVYCFTSGFDRAQVAWKYWQDSLAGHRAGQRQGYPRFKKKGHTESFSLFHDVKRPIIRLEGYRRLVMPGLGSIRIHNSGKRLARLVERGRAVIQSVTVSRGGHRWYASVLAKVQQDAPVLWVHIHDDGTRTRYLSRTQAEKAAGNCGRVRQIGRPTARQRAGGLVGVDLGSHHLVALSSPLDPADPATALVPHPPLLTDSLAKLAKAQRAMSRCQQGSGRWKKASARVSRIHQQITVRRASFLHGLSKKLATGFTHVAIEDLDLTALTTSTRDTPDKPGKNVTVKARFNRQLLDAGPGSLRKKLTYKTAWYGSQLVVLDQGEPVTGTCAKCKERNSSSDPSCSTFHCPSCGAVVHRHENSTANIVDAAHRKLRTVASDRGETQNARRATGSPGAPKAPGQGALSEKTPADAGATPGERSPSVPQQHHNQRGRAATPKAPKPFSRRSLRAGMIRLLADRQLHHDASDE